A window of the Lactuca sativa cultivar Salinas chromosome 7, Lsat_Salinas_v11, whole genome shotgun sequence genome harbors these coding sequences:
- the LOC111890796 gene encoding tobamovirus multiplication protein 1, with product MYEYKEGSRIMGSACLRSEMMIRELTEPGCYSKPLVAVNLALAFLDVAIALLAFYQLMRIHSRNPQRGWTRQKVFHLMIGFSNIGYGVYFILTLIAACKKWICWSNSCGFVVMALPKILFLAAFLLLLSFWVDLCHQANDEDEDESEGSFHEALVEKVNKPNLKVINYTRRRCCNIRVFPVGIRQQIVILVTLLILVLMLTSAVLIWIGLGKNPIDSSVVARVYVDTFAVVMLVLGGALAYYGYVLVSKMSKVRSERASSEIWKVAGLAIVSAVCFTSSSAVAIFTNIPVLYHCDWGGIGGLYASLLLIVYYFIGSSIPSGFVLWVMRELPPLVVVNVPEESRTLAYVSDYSVTTTQTQHWTSITTAQNQCKDQGQVRYDCS from the exons ATGTATGAATACAAAGAAGGCTCACGAATAATGGGGTCCGCATGCTTGAGGAGCGAGATGATGATACGGGAGTTAACAGAGCCTGGTTGTTACTCAAAGCCCTTAGTGGCTGTCAATCTTGCTCTTGCTTTTCTCGATGTCGCTATTGCCCTCCTTGCATTTTACCAG TTGATGCGAATTCATTCTAGGAATCCACAGAGAGGTTGGACTCGACAAAAA GTGTTTCATCTAATGATTGGTTTTTCCAACATTG GTTATGGTGTTTATTTTATATTAACTCTTATTGCTGCTTGTAAGAAGTGGATCTGTTGGTCAAATTCATGTGGTTTTGTTGTTATGG CATTGCCCAAGATTCTATTTCTTGcagcttttcttcttcttctatcttTCTG ggttgacctttgtcatcaagcaaatgatgaagatgaagatgaatcaGAAGGTAGCTTTCATGAAGCTTTGGTAGAGAAAGTAAATAAGCCGAATTTGAAGGTTATTAATTACACTCGTAGAAGATGTTGCAATATTAGAGTCTTCCCTGTTGGCATCCGTCAACAAATTGTCATATTG GTGACTTTGTTGATACTTGTGTTAATGCTGACGTCAGCTGTGCTTATTTGGATTGGCCTTGGAAAGAATCCTATTGATTCTTCGGTTGTTGCACGG GTGTATGTAGATACTTTTGCTGTTGTAATGCTTGTCCTAGGTGGCGCATTAGCATACTATG GATATGTGCTGGTATCAAAAATGAGTAAAGTGAGATCTGAGAGGGCTTCTTCCGAAATATGGAAG GTTGCTGGACTTGCGATAGTTTCTGCTGTTTGTTTCACCTCAAGTTCAGCTGTTGCTATATTTACAAATATACCC GTTCTCTATCATTGTGATTGGGGAGGAATCGGAGGCCTCTATGCTTCTCTTTTACTCATTGTCTATTACTTTATAG GTTCATCCATACCTTCGGGTTTTGTGTTGTGGGTGATGAGAGAATTGCCACCTTTGGTTGTGGTTAATGTTCCGGAAGAATCTAGAACACTTGCTTATGTAAGTGACTATTCGGTTACTACAACACAAACACAACATTGGACTAGTATTACAACTGCACAAAATCAG tgtaAGGATCAAGGGCAAGTCCGATATGACTGCAGTTGA